In Lepisosteus oculatus isolate fLepOcu1 chromosome 28, fLepOcu1.hap2, whole genome shotgun sequence, the following proteins share a genomic window:
- the psmc3ip gene encoding homologous-pairing protein 2 homolog: MSSSKDASAASLILTYLTEKNRPYSAQDVFGNLQKQHGLGKTAVVKALDLLAEQGKIREKAYGKQKIYFADQSQFADVSDTELKGMDGQISELNSRVQTLQQSCRQLEAELRELSSSLTTQEMISEIEALQSECTGYTQRLEKVKSATNHVTPEEKEKVYSERSQYIKEWRKRKRLANDMMDAILEGYPKSKKQFLEEVGVETDEDCKVTMPST, from the exons ATGAGCAGTTCTAAAGATGCATCAG CTGCTTCCCTCATCCTTACTTACCTGACGGAGAAGAACCGGCCGTACAGCGCTCAGGACGTGTTCGgaaacctgcagaaacagcaCGGCCTGGGAAAGACG GCCGTGGTCAAAGCCCTGGACCTGCTTGCAGAGCAGGGGAAGATAAGGGAGAAAGCCTATGGCAAGCAGAAGATCTACTTTGCGGATCAG TCGCAGTTCGCAGACGTGAGCGACACGGAGCTGAAGGGAATGGACGGGCAGATCTCGGAGCTGAACTCGCGGGTGCAGACCCTCCAGCAGAGCTGCAGGCAGCTGGAGGCAG AGCTCAGGGAGCTGAGCAGCTCCTTGACGACGCAGGAAATGATCTCAGAGATCGAGGCGCTGCAAAGCGAGTGCACCGGCTACACGCAGAGGTTGGAGAAGGTCAAATCGGCCACCAACCACGTCACGCCAGAGGAAAAAGAGAAG GTTTACAGTGAGAGGAGTCAGTACATCAAGGAGTGGAGGAAGAGAAAGAGACTG GCAAACGATATGATGGATGCAATTTTGGAGGGATACCCAAAGAGCAAAAAGCAGTTTCTG GAGGAGGTTGGTGTGGAGACGGATGAAGACTGTAAAGTTACCATGCCTAGTACCTGA